Below is a window of Streptomyces qaidamensis DNA.
CCTGGGCCGGGGTGAGGCCCAGGGCTCCGGCCCGGTCCGCGAGCACCGCCTGCGCGTCCTCGATCGCACCGGACCTGGCCGGCCGGTCCGCCGCGCCGGCGGCCGGGGAGAGGACGGCTGCCAGCAGGGCGGTGGTGCCGGTGAGGGCCACACCGGCGAGGGCGAGACGGGAACCGCGGACATGACGTATCCGACTCATCGGTCTCCTCATACGGGCGCACCCGGTCGCGTGGGGTCGACCGGGGGCGGCGTTGATGTTGACCGCGAGTTAAGGCGGCGCGGACATGGCATGTCCATAGCGCCGTTGTGCAGGTGTGTGAGGGTGCAGAATCGTTCCTGTGACCCTCCCCTTCTTCGTCTACGGCACCCTCCGCCCGGGAGAGGTCAACCACGACCTCTTCCTGCGCGGCCGCACCCGCTCGGAGGAGCCGGGGAAGCTCGCGGACACGGTGTTGTACGCCGGGCCGGGCTATCCGTACGCGGTCGAGGAGCCCGGCGGCGGCGTGGTCAGCGGGGAGCTGGTGACCGCGCTGCCGGAGGCGTACGAGGAGCTGCTCGCCGAGCTGGACCGGCTGGAGGAGTACGTGCCGGGGGATCCGCGCAGCCTGTACGAACGCGTCGAGCGGAAGGTCGTCCGGGCGGCGGACGGGGTGGCCGTCCGGGCCTGGGTGTACGTGGCCGCACCCGCCGTCGCCACGCGGCTGCGGGCCCGGGGCCGGGCGATCGCGGGCGGGGACTGGCGGGGGCGGGGGTGAGGGGCCGGGGGGTGATCGGGCCCGCGTGAACGGGCCCGGCGTGAAGGTCGGGTCCGGCGTGAAGGTCGGGCCCGGCGTGAAGGTCGGGTCCGGCTGATGCCGGTTCAGCCCCCGTACGGCCGCTTCCCCCTGGCCTCCCGCAACGCATGGCCCCACCACACCAGTTGGTCCAGCATGGTCTTCGCCGCCGCGTCCGGGCCGGACGGGTCACGCGGGGCACCCCGGTCGTCGAAGGAGGCGCCGGCGTTGTGGAAGGAGACGGTGTCGCGGACCGTCACGGCGTGGAGCTCCGCGAAGACCTGGCGCAGGTGCTCCGCGGCGCGCAGGCCACCGGACAGGCCGCCGTAGGAGACGAGTCCGACGGGCTTGGCCTGCCATTCGGTGAAGTGCCAGTCGACGAGGTTCTTCAGTCCGGCCGGGAAGGAGTGGTTGTACTCGGGGGTGAGGACCACGAACGCGTCCGCGCGGGCCAGCTTCGGGGTGATGCCGGACAGCGCGGCGGTCGCCTCCGGGGTCGGTTCGAGGGACATCGGCAGCGCGGCCTCGGCGACGTCCACGACCTCGGCGACCAGGTCGTCCCGGTCCCGGATGCGGCCGAGGAGCCAGTCGGCGACGACGGGGCCGAAGCGGCCGTGCCGGTTGCTGCCCACGACGAGGGTCAGCCGGAGCGGGTCGGCGGCGGTTT
It encodes the following:
- a CDS encoding gamma-glutamylcyclotransferase family protein; this encodes MTLPFFVYGTLRPGEVNHDLFLRGRTRSEEPGKLADTVLYAGPGYPYAVEEPGGGVVSGELVTALPEAYEELLAELDRLEEYVPGDPRSLYERVERKVVRAADGVAVRAWVYVAAPAVATRLRARGRAIAGGDWRGRG
- a CDS encoding NADPH-dependent FMN reductase, which encodes MKTTATGPAALPQTAADPLRLTLVVGSNRHGRFGPVVADWLLGRIRDRDDLVAEVVDVAEAALPMSLEPTPEATAALSGITPKLARADAFVVLTPEYNHSFPAGLKNLVDWHFTEWQAKPVGLVSYGGLSGGLRAAEHLRQVFAELHAVTVRDTVSFHNAGASFDDRGAPRDPSGPDAAAKTMLDQLVWWGHALREARGKRPYGG